The Populus trichocarpa isolate Nisqually-1 chromosome 11, P.trichocarpa_v4.1, whole genome shotgun sequence genome has a segment encoding these proteins:
- the LOC18103524 gene encoding 2-succinylbenzoate--CoA ligase, chloroplastic/peroxisomal isoform X6, whose amino-acid sequence MANYSQAHICQCLTRLSTLRSTSVVTISGNRQKTGHQFVGDVLSLAHGLLQLGLGNGDIVAICGFNSDWYLEWLLAVAFVGGIVAPLNYRWVSTSPACSFEEAKSAMLMVRPVMLITDESCKHWYQELQSNALPSVKWHVFSGSPSSGFVKTSNVLTTETLRKHVIGTKQLDYSWAPEGAVIICFTSGTTGRPKGVIVSHSAMIVQSLAKVAAVGYSEDDVYLHTAPLCHIGGLSSAITMLMVGGCHVLIPKFEASLAIEAIKQHCVTSLITVPAMMADLISLTRLKETWKGRQYVKKLLNGGGSLSAELMKDATELFPRAKLLSAYGMTETCSSLTFMTLHDPTLQTPAQTLQTVDKTKSSSAHQPHGVCVGKPPPHVELKISADEPSTIGRILTRGPHLMLRYWDQNPMKATESTNDFWLDTGDIGSIDDCGNVWLVGRQNAQIKSGGENIYPEELL is encoded by the exons ATGGCTAATTACTCTCAAGCCCACATTTGCCAGTGCCTGACCAGACTATCAACTCTACGTTCAACTTCTGTGGTTACCATCTCTGGTAACAGGCAAAAAACAGGACACCAGTTTGTGGGAGATGTTTTGTCTTTGGCTCATGGGCTGCTTCAACTTGGTCTTGGCAATGGTGACATTGTAGCCATCTGTGGTTTCAACAG TGACTGGTATTTGGAGTGGTTACTTGCTGTCGCATTTGTTGGAGGCATAGTTGCTCCTTTGAATTACCGATGGGTTAGTACATCACCTGCCTGT AGCTTCGAAGAAGCAAAATCAGCAATGTTAATGGTAAGGCCAGTGATGCTGATCACTGATGAGAGCTGTAAACACTGGTATCAAGAGCTCCAGAGTAATGCTTTACCTTCTGTCAAGTGGCATGTTTTTTCAGGTTCCCCTTCTTCTGGTTTTGTAAAAACATCAAATG TGTTAACTACTGAAACACTTAGGAAGCATGTCATAGGAACTAAACAATTGGATTACTCCTGGGCACCTGAGGGCGCTGTCATAATATGCTTCACTTCAG GAACCACTGGAAGGCCCAAGGGAGTTATCGTAAGCCATTCAGCTATGATAGTACAGTCCCTAGCGAAAGTTGCTGCTGTTGGTTACAGTGAGGATGAT GTTTATTTGCACACTGCTCCATTGTGCCATATTGGTGGATTGTCATCAGCCATAACCATGCTAATGGTCGGAGGTTGCCATGTCTTGATACCAAAATTTGAGGCTTCGTTAGCCATAGAAGCTATCAAGCAACATTGTGTTACTTCTCTAATCACTGTCCCAGCAATGATGGCTGATTTGATTTCCTTAACCAG GTTGAAAGAAACTTGGAAAGGGAGGCAATATGTGAAGAAGCTATTAAATGGAGGTGGGAGTCTGTCAGCTGAGCTTATGAAAGATGCCACTGAATTGTTCCCAAGAGCTAAGCTTCTTTCAGCTTACG GGATGACAGAGACATGTTCTTCTCTAACTTTCATGACCCTTCATGATCCAACACTTCAAACCCCTGCTCAGACTCTGCAGACAGTGGATAAAACAAAATCCAGTTCAGCTCACCAACCACATGGTGTATGTGTTGGCAAACCTCCACCACATGTTGAATTAAAGATAAGTGCTGACGAACCTTCTACCATTGGCAGAATTTTAACTAGAGGTCCCCATCTAATGCTTAGATATTGGGATCAGAATCCAATGAAGGCAACAGAATCCACCAATGATTTTTGGCTTGACACAGGTGACATTGGTTCCATAGATGACTGTGGCAATGTATGGCTCGTTGGACGACAGAATGCCCAAATCAAGAGCGGTGGAGAGAACATTTACCCTGAAGAG TTGCTTTAA
- the LOC18103524 gene encoding 2-succinylbenzoate--CoA ligase, chloroplastic/peroxisomal isoform X4: MANYSQAHICQCLTRLSTLRSTSVVTISGNRQKTGHQFVGDVLSLAHGLLQLGLGNGDIVAICGFNSDWYLEWLLAVAFVGGIVAPLNYRWSFEEAKSAMLMVRPVMLITDESCKHWYQELQSNALPSVKWHVFSGSPSSGFVKTSNVLTTETLRKHVIGTKQLDYSWAPEGAVIICFTSGTTGRPKGVIVSHSAMIVQSLAKVAAVGYSEDDVYLHTAPLCHIGGLSSAITMLMVGGCHVLIPKFEASLAIEAIKQHCVTSLITVPAMMADLISLTRLKETWKGRQYVKKLLNGGGSLSAELMKDATELFPRAKLLSAYETCSSLTFMTLHDPTLQTPAQTLQTVDKTKSSSAHQPHGVCVGKPPPHVELKISADEPSTIGRILTRGPHLMLRYWDQNPMKATESTNDFWLDTGDIGSIDDCGNVWLVGRQNAQIKSGGENIYPEEVEAMLLQHPGVIATVVVGVPEARLTEMVVACIKLRQSWQWTNNNCKQSAENNLTLCREVLRDYCREKKLTGFKVPKLFILWRKPFPLTTTGKIRRDQVRREVMSHLQFFPSNL; this comes from the exons ATGGCTAATTACTCTCAAGCCCACATTTGCCAGTGCCTGACCAGACTATCAACTCTACGTTCAACTTCTGTGGTTACCATCTCTGGTAACAGGCAAAAAACAGGACACCAGTTTGTGGGAGATGTTTTGTCTTTGGCTCATGGGCTGCTTCAACTTGGTCTTGGCAATGGTGACATTGTAGCCATCTGTGGTTTCAACAG TGACTGGTATTTGGAGTGGTTACTTGCTGTCGCATTTGTTGGAGGCATAGTTGCTCCTTTGAATTACCGATGG AGCTTCGAAGAAGCAAAATCAGCAATGTTAATGGTAAGGCCAGTGATGCTGATCACTGATGAGAGCTGTAAACACTGGTATCAAGAGCTCCAGAGTAATGCTTTACCTTCTGTCAAGTGGCATGTTTTTTCAGGTTCCCCTTCTTCTGGTTTTGTAAAAACATCAAATG TGTTAACTACTGAAACACTTAGGAAGCATGTCATAGGAACTAAACAATTGGATTACTCCTGGGCACCTGAGGGCGCTGTCATAATATGCTTCACTTCAG GAACCACTGGAAGGCCCAAGGGAGTTATCGTAAGCCATTCAGCTATGATAGTACAGTCCCTAGCGAAAGTTGCTGCTGTTGGTTACAGTGAGGATGAT GTTTATTTGCACACTGCTCCATTGTGCCATATTGGTGGATTGTCATCAGCCATAACCATGCTAATGGTCGGAGGTTGCCATGTCTTGATACCAAAATTTGAGGCTTCGTTAGCCATAGAAGCTATCAAGCAACATTGTGTTACTTCTCTAATCACTGTCCCAGCAATGATGGCTGATTTGATTTCCTTAACCAG GTTGAAAGAAACTTGGAAAGGGAGGCAATATGTGAAGAAGCTATTAAATGGAGGTGGGAGTCTGTCAGCTGAGCTTATGAAAGATGCCACTGAATTGTTCCCAAGAGCTAAGCTTCTTTCAGCTTACG AGACATGTTCTTCTCTAACTTTCATGACCCTTCATGATCCAACACTTCAAACCCCTGCTCAGACTCTGCAGACAGTGGATAAAACAAAATCCAGTTCAGCTCACCAACCACATGGTGTATGTGTTGGCAAACCTCCACCACATGTTGAATTAAAGATAAGTGCTGACGAACCTTCTACCATTGGCAGAATTTTAACTAGAGGTCCCCATCTAATGCTTAGATATTGGGATCAGAATCCAATGAAGGCAACAGAATCCACCAATGATTTTTGGCTTGACACAGGTGACATTGGTTCCATAGATGACTGTGGCAATGTATGGCTCGTTGGACGACAGAATGCCCAAATCAAGAGCGGTGGAGAGAACATTTACCCTGAAGAG GTGGAAGCAATGTTGTTGCAACATCCAGGAGTTATTGCCACTGTTGTAGTGGGAGTTCCAGAAGCTCGTTTGACAGAGATGGTTGTTGCTTGCATTAAATTAAGACAAAGTTGGCAATGGACCAATAACAACTGTAAACAATCTGCAGAAAACAATCTAACCTTATGCAGAGAGGTTCTCAGAGACTACTGTAGGGAAAAGAAATTAACCGG GTTTAAAGTGCCAaagctatttattttatggagGAAGCCATTTCCACTGACAACGACTGGAAAGATAAGAAGGGACCAAGTTCGAAGGGAAGTTATGTCTCATCTACAATTCTTCCCCAGCAATCTTTGA
- the LOC18103524 gene encoding 2-succinylbenzoate--CoA ligase, chloroplastic/peroxisomal isoform X2, with protein sequence MANYSQAHICQCLTRLSTLRSTSVVTISGNRQKTGHQFVGDVLSLAHGLLQLGLGNGDIVAICGFNSDWYLEWLLAVAFVGGIVAPLNYRWVSTSPACSFEEAKSAMLMVRPVMLITDESCKHWYQELQSNALPSVKWHVFSGSPSSGFVKTSNVLTTETLRKHVIGTKQLDYSWAPEGAVIICFTSGTTGRPKGVIVSHSAMIVQSLAKVAAVGYSEDDVYLHTAPLCHIGGLSSAITMLMVGGCHVLIPKFEASLAIEAIKQHCVTSLITVPAMMADLISLTRLKETWKGRQYVKKLLNGGGSLSAELMKDATELFPRAKLLSAYETCSSLTFMTLHDPTLQTPAQTLQTVDKTKSSSAHQPHGVCVGKPPPHVELKISADEPSTIGRILTRGPHLMLRYWDQNPMKATESTNDFWLDTGDIGSIDDCGNVWLVGRQNAQIKSGGENIYPEEVEAMLLQHPGVIATVVVGVPEARLTEMVVACIKLRQSWQWTNNNCKQSAENNLTLCREVLRDYCREKKLTGFKVPKLFILWRKPFPLTTTGKIRRDQVRREVMSHLQFFPSNL encoded by the exons ATGGCTAATTACTCTCAAGCCCACATTTGCCAGTGCCTGACCAGACTATCAACTCTACGTTCAACTTCTGTGGTTACCATCTCTGGTAACAGGCAAAAAACAGGACACCAGTTTGTGGGAGATGTTTTGTCTTTGGCTCATGGGCTGCTTCAACTTGGTCTTGGCAATGGTGACATTGTAGCCATCTGTGGTTTCAACAG TGACTGGTATTTGGAGTGGTTACTTGCTGTCGCATTTGTTGGAGGCATAGTTGCTCCTTTGAATTACCGATGGGTTAGTACATCACCTGCCTGT AGCTTCGAAGAAGCAAAATCAGCAATGTTAATGGTAAGGCCAGTGATGCTGATCACTGATGAGAGCTGTAAACACTGGTATCAAGAGCTCCAGAGTAATGCTTTACCTTCTGTCAAGTGGCATGTTTTTTCAGGTTCCCCTTCTTCTGGTTTTGTAAAAACATCAAATG TGTTAACTACTGAAACACTTAGGAAGCATGTCATAGGAACTAAACAATTGGATTACTCCTGGGCACCTGAGGGCGCTGTCATAATATGCTTCACTTCAG GAACCACTGGAAGGCCCAAGGGAGTTATCGTAAGCCATTCAGCTATGATAGTACAGTCCCTAGCGAAAGTTGCTGCTGTTGGTTACAGTGAGGATGAT GTTTATTTGCACACTGCTCCATTGTGCCATATTGGTGGATTGTCATCAGCCATAACCATGCTAATGGTCGGAGGTTGCCATGTCTTGATACCAAAATTTGAGGCTTCGTTAGCCATAGAAGCTATCAAGCAACATTGTGTTACTTCTCTAATCACTGTCCCAGCAATGATGGCTGATTTGATTTCCTTAACCAG GTTGAAAGAAACTTGGAAAGGGAGGCAATATGTGAAGAAGCTATTAAATGGAGGTGGGAGTCTGTCAGCTGAGCTTATGAAAGATGCCACTGAATTGTTCCCAAGAGCTAAGCTTCTTTCAGCTTACG AGACATGTTCTTCTCTAACTTTCATGACCCTTCATGATCCAACACTTCAAACCCCTGCTCAGACTCTGCAGACAGTGGATAAAACAAAATCCAGTTCAGCTCACCAACCACATGGTGTATGTGTTGGCAAACCTCCACCACATGTTGAATTAAAGATAAGTGCTGACGAACCTTCTACCATTGGCAGAATTTTAACTAGAGGTCCCCATCTAATGCTTAGATATTGGGATCAGAATCCAATGAAGGCAACAGAATCCACCAATGATTTTTGGCTTGACACAGGTGACATTGGTTCCATAGATGACTGTGGCAATGTATGGCTCGTTGGACGACAGAATGCCCAAATCAAGAGCGGTGGAGAGAACATTTACCCTGAAGAG GTGGAAGCAATGTTGTTGCAACATCCAGGAGTTATTGCCACTGTTGTAGTGGGAGTTCCAGAAGCTCGTTTGACAGAGATGGTTGTTGCTTGCATTAAATTAAGACAAAGTTGGCAATGGACCAATAACAACTGTAAACAATCTGCAGAAAACAATCTAACCTTATGCAGAGAGGTTCTCAGAGACTACTGTAGGGAAAAGAAATTAACCGG GTTTAAAGTGCCAaagctatttattttatggagGAAGCCATTTCCACTGACAACGACTGGAAAGATAAGAAGGGACCAAGTTCGAAGGGAAGTTATGTCTCATCTACAATTCTTCCCCAGCAATCTTTGA
- the LOC18103524 gene encoding 2-succinylbenzoate--CoA ligase, chloroplastic/peroxisomal isoform X3 — MANYSQAHICQCLTRLSTLRSTSVVTISGNRQKTGHQFVGDVLSLAHGLLQLGLGNGDIVAICGFNSDWYLEWLLAVAFVGGIVAPLNYRWSFEEAKSAMLMVRPVMLITDESCKHWYQELQSNALPSVKWHVFSGSPSSGFVKTSNVLTTETLRKHVIGTKQLDYSWAPEGAVIICFTSGTTGRPKGVIVSHSAMIVQSLAKVAAVGYSEDDVYLHTAPLCHIGGLSSAITMLMVGGCHVLIPKFEASLAIEAIKQHCVTSLITVPAMMADLISLTRLKETWKGRQYVKKLLNGGGSLSAELMKDATELFPRAKLLSAYGMTETCSSLTFMTLHDPTLQTPAQTLQTVDKTKSSSAHQPHGVCVGKPPPHVELKISADEPSTIGRILTRGPHLMLRYWDQNPMKATESTNDFWLDTGDIGSIDDCGNVWLVGRQNAQIKSGGENIYPEEVEAMLLQHPGVIATVVVGVPEARLTEMVVACIKLRQSWQWTNNNCKQSAENNLTLCREVLRDYCREKKLTGFKVPKLFILWRKPFPLTTTGKIRRDQVRREVMSHLQFFPSNL; from the exons ATGGCTAATTACTCTCAAGCCCACATTTGCCAGTGCCTGACCAGACTATCAACTCTACGTTCAACTTCTGTGGTTACCATCTCTGGTAACAGGCAAAAAACAGGACACCAGTTTGTGGGAGATGTTTTGTCTTTGGCTCATGGGCTGCTTCAACTTGGTCTTGGCAATGGTGACATTGTAGCCATCTGTGGTTTCAACAG TGACTGGTATTTGGAGTGGTTACTTGCTGTCGCATTTGTTGGAGGCATAGTTGCTCCTTTGAATTACCGATGG AGCTTCGAAGAAGCAAAATCAGCAATGTTAATGGTAAGGCCAGTGATGCTGATCACTGATGAGAGCTGTAAACACTGGTATCAAGAGCTCCAGAGTAATGCTTTACCTTCTGTCAAGTGGCATGTTTTTTCAGGTTCCCCTTCTTCTGGTTTTGTAAAAACATCAAATG TGTTAACTACTGAAACACTTAGGAAGCATGTCATAGGAACTAAACAATTGGATTACTCCTGGGCACCTGAGGGCGCTGTCATAATATGCTTCACTTCAG GAACCACTGGAAGGCCCAAGGGAGTTATCGTAAGCCATTCAGCTATGATAGTACAGTCCCTAGCGAAAGTTGCTGCTGTTGGTTACAGTGAGGATGAT GTTTATTTGCACACTGCTCCATTGTGCCATATTGGTGGATTGTCATCAGCCATAACCATGCTAATGGTCGGAGGTTGCCATGTCTTGATACCAAAATTTGAGGCTTCGTTAGCCATAGAAGCTATCAAGCAACATTGTGTTACTTCTCTAATCACTGTCCCAGCAATGATGGCTGATTTGATTTCCTTAACCAG GTTGAAAGAAACTTGGAAAGGGAGGCAATATGTGAAGAAGCTATTAAATGGAGGTGGGAGTCTGTCAGCTGAGCTTATGAAAGATGCCACTGAATTGTTCCCAAGAGCTAAGCTTCTTTCAGCTTACG GGATGACAGAGACATGTTCTTCTCTAACTTTCATGACCCTTCATGATCCAACACTTCAAACCCCTGCTCAGACTCTGCAGACAGTGGATAAAACAAAATCCAGTTCAGCTCACCAACCACATGGTGTATGTGTTGGCAAACCTCCACCACATGTTGAATTAAAGATAAGTGCTGACGAACCTTCTACCATTGGCAGAATTTTAACTAGAGGTCCCCATCTAATGCTTAGATATTGGGATCAGAATCCAATGAAGGCAACAGAATCCACCAATGATTTTTGGCTTGACACAGGTGACATTGGTTCCATAGATGACTGTGGCAATGTATGGCTCGTTGGACGACAGAATGCCCAAATCAAGAGCGGTGGAGAGAACATTTACCCTGAAGAG GTGGAAGCAATGTTGTTGCAACATCCAGGAGTTATTGCCACTGTTGTAGTGGGAGTTCCAGAAGCTCGTTTGACAGAGATGGTTGTTGCTTGCATTAAATTAAGACAAAGTTGGCAATGGACCAATAACAACTGTAAACAATCTGCAGAAAACAATCTAACCTTATGCAGAGAGGTTCTCAGAGACTACTGTAGGGAAAAGAAATTAACCGG GTTTAAAGTGCCAaagctatttattttatggagGAAGCCATTTCCACTGACAACGACTGGAAAGATAAGAAGGGACCAAGTTCGAAGGGAAGTTATGTCTCATCTACAATTCTTCCCCAGCAATCTTTGA
- the LOC18103524 gene encoding 2-succinylbenzoate--CoA ligase, chloroplastic/peroxisomal isoform X5, whose translation MLMVRPVMLITDESCKHWYQELQSNALPSVKWHVFSGSPSSGFVKTSNVLTTETLRKHVIGTKQLDYSWAPEGAVIICFTSGTTGRPKGVIVSHSAMIVQSLAKVAAVGYSEDDVYLHTAPLCHIGGLSSAITMLMVGGCHVLIPKFEASLAIEAIKQHCVTSLITVPAMMADLISLTRLKETWKGRQYVKKLLNGGGSLSAELMKDATELFPRAKLLSAYGMTETCSSLTFMTLHDPTLQTPAQTLQTVDKTKSSSAHQPHGVCVGKPPPHVELKISADEPSTIGRILTRGPHLMLRYWDQNPMKATESTNDFWLDTGDIGSIDDCGNVWLVGRQNAQIKSGGENIYPEEVEAMLLQHPGVIATVVVGVPEARLTEMVVACIKLRQSWQWTNNNCKQSAENNLTLCREVLRDYCREKKLTGFKVPKLFILWRKPFPLTTTGKIRRDQVRREVMSHLQFFPSNL comes from the exons ATGTTAATGGTAAGGCCAGTGATGCTGATCACTGATGAGAGCTGTAAACACTGGTATCAAGAGCTCCAGAGTAATGCTTTACCTTCTGTCAAGTGGCATGTTTTTTCAGGTTCCCCTTCTTCTGGTTTTGTAAAAACATCAAATG TGTTAACTACTGAAACACTTAGGAAGCATGTCATAGGAACTAAACAATTGGATTACTCCTGGGCACCTGAGGGCGCTGTCATAATATGCTTCACTTCAG GAACCACTGGAAGGCCCAAGGGAGTTATCGTAAGCCATTCAGCTATGATAGTACAGTCCCTAGCGAAAGTTGCTGCTGTTGGTTACAGTGAGGATGAT GTTTATTTGCACACTGCTCCATTGTGCCATATTGGTGGATTGTCATCAGCCATAACCATGCTAATGGTCGGAGGTTGCCATGTCTTGATACCAAAATTTGAGGCTTCGTTAGCCATAGAAGCTATCAAGCAACATTGTGTTACTTCTCTAATCACTGTCCCAGCAATGATGGCTGATTTGATTTCCTTAACCAG GTTGAAAGAAACTTGGAAAGGGAGGCAATATGTGAAGAAGCTATTAAATGGAGGTGGGAGTCTGTCAGCTGAGCTTATGAAAGATGCCACTGAATTGTTCCCAAGAGCTAAGCTTCTTTCAGCTTACG GGATGACAGAGACATGTTCTTCTCTAACTTTCATGACCCTTCATGATCCAACACTTCAAACCCCTGCTCAGACTCTGCAGACAGTGGATAAAACAAAATCCAGTTCAGCTCACCAACCACATGGTGTATGTGTTGGCAAACCTCCACCACATGTTGAATTAAAGATAAGTGCTGACGAACCTTCTACCATTGGCAGAATTTTAACTAGAGGTCCCCATCTAATGCTTAGATATTGGGATCAGAATCCAATGAAGGCAACAGAATCCACCAATGATTTTTGGCTTGACACAGGTGACATTGGTTCCATAGATGACTGTGGCAATGTATGGCTCGTTGGACGACAGAATGCCCAAATCAAGAGCGGTGGAGAGAACATTTACCCTGAAGAG GTGGAAGCAATGTTGTTGCAACATCCAGGAGTTATTGCCACTGTTGTAGTGGGAGTTCCAGAAGCTCGTTTGACAGAGATGGTTGTTGCTTGCATTAAATTAAGACAAAGTTGGCAATGGACCAATAACAACTGTAAACAATCTGCAGAAAACAATCTAACCTTATGCAGAGAGGTTCTCAGAGACTACTGTAGGGAAAAGAAATTAACCGG GTTTAAAGTGCCAaagctatttattttatggagGAAGCCATTTCCACTGACAACGACTGGAAAGATAAGAAGGGACCAAGTTCGAAGGGAAGTTATGTCTCATCTACAATTCTTCCCCAGCAATCTTTGA
- the LOC18103524 gene encoding 2-succinylbenzoate--CoA ligase, chloroplastic/peroxisomal isoform X1, with the protein MANYSQAHICQCLTRLSTLRSTSVVTISGNRQKTGHQFVGDVLSLAHGLLQLGLGNGDIVAICGFNSDWYLEWLLAVAFVGGIVAPLNYRWVSTSPACSFEEAKSAMLMVRPVMLITDESCKHWYQELQSNALPSVKWHVFSGSPSSGFVKTSNVLTTETLRKHVIGTKQLDYSWAPEGAVIICFTSGTTGRPKGVIVSHSAMIVQSLAKVAAVGYSEDDVYLHTAPLCHIGGLSSAITMLMVGGCHVLIPKFEASLAIEAIKQHCVTSLITVPAMMADLISLTRLKETWKGRQYVKKLLNGGGSLSAELMKDATELFPRAKLLSAYGMTETCSSLTFMTLHDPTLQTPAQTLQTVDKTKSSSAHQPHGVCVGKPPPHVELKISADEPSTIGRILTRGPHLMLRYWDQNPMKATESTNDFWLDTGDIGSIDDCGNVWLVGRQNAQIKSGGENIYPEEVEAMLLQHPGVIATVVVGVPEARLTEMVVACIKLRQSWQWTNNNCKQSAENNLTLCREVLRDYCREKKLTGFKVPKLFILWRKPFPLTTTGKIRRDQVRREVMSHLQFFPSNL; encoded by the exons ATGGCTAATTACTCTCAAGCCCACATTTGCCAGTGCCTGACCAGACTATCAACTCTACGTTCAACTTCTGTGGTTACCATCTCTGGTAACAGGCAAAAAACAGGACACCAGTTTGTGGGAGATGTTTTGTCTTTGGCTCATGGGCTGCTTCAACTTGGTCTTGGCAATGGTGACATTGTAGCCATCTGTGGTTTCAACAG TGACTGGTATTTGGAGTGGTTACTTGCTGTCGCATTTGTTGGAGGCATAGTTGCTCCTTTGAATTACCGATGGGTTAGTACATCACCTGCCTGT AGCTTCGAAGAAGCAAAATCAGCAATGTTAATGGTAAGGCCAGTGATGCTGATCACTGATGAGAGCTGTAAACACTGGTATCAAGAGCTCCAGAGTAATGCTTTACCTTCTGTCAAGTGGCATGTTTTTTCAGGTTCCCCTTCTTCTGGTTTTGTAAAAACATCAAATG TGTTAACTACTGAAACACTTAGGAAGCATGTCATAGGAACTAAACAATTGGATTACTCCTGGGCACCTGAGGGCGCTGTCATAATATGCTTCACTTCAG GAACCACTGGAAGGCCCAAGGGAGTTATCGTAAGCCATTCAGCTATGATAGTACAGTCCCTAGCGAAAGTTGCTGCTGTTGGTTACAGTGAGGATGAT GTTTATTTGCACACTGCTCCATTGTGCCATATTGGTGGATTGTCATCAGCCATAACCATGCTAATGGTCGGAGGTTGCCATGTCTTGATACCAAAATTTGAGGCTTCGTTAGCCATAGAAGCTATCAAGCAACATTGTGTTACTTCTCTAATCACTGTCCCAGCAATGATGGCTGATTTGATTTCCTTAACCAG GTTGAAAGAAACTTGGAAAGGGAGGCAATATGTGAAGAAGCTATTAAATGGAGGTGGGAGTCTGTCAGCTGAGCTTATGAAAGATGCCACTGAATTGTTCCCAAGAGCTAAGCTTCTTTCAGCTTACG GGATGACAGAGACATGTTCTTCTCTAACTTTCATGACCCTTCATGATCCAACACTTCAAACCCCTGCTCAGACTCTGCAGACAGTGGATAAAACAAAATCCAGTTCAGCTCACCAACCACATGGTGTATGTGTTGGCAAACCTCCACCACATGTTGAATTAAAGATAAGTGCTGACGAACCTTCTACCATTGGCAGAATTTTAACTAGAGGTCCCCATCTAATGCTTAGATATTGGGATCAGAATCCAATGAAGGCAACAGAATCCACCAATGATTTTTGGCTTGACACAGGTGACATTGGTTCCATAGATGACTGTGGCAATGTATGGCTCGTTGGACGACAGAATGCCCAAATCAAGAGCGGTGGAGAGAACATTTACCCTGAAGAG GTGGAAGCAATGTTGTTGCAACATCCAGGAGTTATTGCCACTGTTGTAGTGGGAGTTCCAGAAGCTCGTTTGACAGAGATGGTTGTTGCTTGCATTAAATTAAGACAAAGTTGGCAATGGACCAATAACAACTGTAAACAATCTGCAGAAAACAATCTAACCTTATGCAGAGAGGTTCTCAGAGACTACTGTAGGGAAAAGAAATTAACCGG GTTTAAAGTGCCAaagctatttattttatggagGAAGCCATTTCCACTGACAACGACTGGAAAGATAAGAAGGGACCAAGTTCGAAGGGAAGTTATGTCTCATCTACAATTCTTCCCCAGCAATCTTTGA